A window of Lentibacillus sp. Marseille-P4043 contains these coding sequences:
- a CDS encoding type II toxin-antitoxin system PemK/MazF family toxin codes for MNKTGKRGEVWTVEINGKRRPVVIVSNDNVVVVYGNLKLNHNDN; via the coding sequence ATGAATAAAACAGGTAAGCGTGGAGAGGTATGGACTGTTGAAATAAATGGGAAAAGAAGACCAGTTGTTATTGTAAGCAATGATAATGTAGTTGTTGTATATGGTAACTTAAAATTGAACCACAATGACAATTGA